The Polaribacter sp. MED152 region AATTACTACGAATATACAAAAGATCACTTTATAGGTATATTCCATTTTTTTAGATCTACCAAATAAATAAACCCAACCTTGAAAACCATAGTAAGACCATGAAATCATTGAACTAAATGCGAACAATACAACAGCAACTGTTAATACATATGGAAACCATGATATAGATGATGCAAATGCACTTGACGTTAATAAAATTGCTTGAGCATCATTTGCTGGTGGATTTAATGGATCTACAAAACCAGTAATAATCAATACTAAAGCTGTCATTGTACAAACAACAACAGTATCTATAAATGGCTCTAATAATGCAACCATACCTTCACTTGCAGCATACTTTGTTTTTACAGCTGAGTGTGCAATAGATGCAGAACCAATACCTGCTTCATTAGAGAAAGCTGCTCTTCTAAAACCTTGAATTAAAACTCCAACTGCACCACCTGCAATTCCTTCAGGGCTAAATGCTCCATTAAAAATTTGACCAAATGCAGCTCCAATCATATCATAGTTTGCAAAAATTACAAATAATGCAGCACCTACATAAATAGCTACCATGAAGGGTACAATTTTATCTGTAACTTTAGCAATTTTCTTAATACCACCAATAATTACAATACCTACTAAAACAGCCATGATTAAACCAAACAACCATCCTTTACCTGCTAAAACAGACTCATTACCTCCTGTTATATTTTGTACTAATTGAAATGCTTGATTTACTTGAAACATATTACCACCTCCAAATGAACCACCAATTACGAATATGGCAAATGCACCTGCTAAAATTTTACCTAATACTTTAGATTTTAAACCTTTAGTTAAGTAATACATTGGTCCACCATAAACGGTTCCATCTGCAGCAATATCCCTATATTTAACCCCTAAAGTACATTCTACAAATTTAGAAGCCATACCTAAGAAACCAGCAATTATCATCCAAAAAGTTGCTCCTGCTCCACCAATTGAAACTGCAATTGCAACTCCAGCAATGTTACCTAAACCAACTGTAGCAGAAAGTGCTGCTGTTAATGCTTGGAAATGAGAAACCTCTCCATCATGACCTTCAACTCTTACAGTGTCAGGGTTATCACCTGTATCTGTGGTAGACACATTACCATCTACTTCTATTGCTTTTGCTTCACCTTTTCCTTCTAAACCATCGTATTTACCTCTTACAATATTTACAGAAGTAAAGAAACCTCTAAAGTTGATAAAATTGAAATAGAAAGTAAAATACATAGCTCCTAATATTAGAGGGAACAATACCCAATAAATGCTAATTGTATCTGTAAATGGAATTTGATAAAAAATAAAGTCTACGAACCATCCTGTTGCGCTACCAAAAGCTTCATCAATTTGCTGATCTAAGCCTTTTTCTTGGGCGATTGTAAATAATGGAACTGCTAAAAAAAGTAATGAAAGAAATTTTTTCTTCATAATATATCTATGTTAGATTTTGAATTAGTAAGGCGCAATATCTTAAAAAATTGAAGTTTTGACAACTTTTATACGTTAAATATGATTTTTACATTAAGGTTTCTTTAAATCTCTGTAAATCGTCTTTAAATGTCTTTGGATAGAAGTTGAGTTCTTTATTTGTTTTTGATAAATCAAACCCTGTTTTAATTGGTCTATTTGCAGTTTGATTTAATGTTGCAGTAGAAATTGATTTTATATAAGAATCATCTAAATTAAAAACTGCTGCAATTTGCTTTGCAATATCAAAAATACTTAACAATTCTGAAGATGAGATATTAAAAATACCTGTTGCATTCTTATCCATAGAAATTTTACAAGCCAAAGCTAAATCTTCTACATAGGTTGGGGTTCTATATTGATCATCTACAATAGTTATTTCTCTTTTGTTTTCTAGAGACTCTTTAACCCAAAGCACAATATTACTTCTGCTCATATCAAACACTTTACCATACACCAAAATGGTTCTTAAAATGGTATAATTAATGTTCGATTTTTCTAAAACCTGTTCTGACTTTAATTTAGACAAGCCATAATAGCTTAATGGATTAGGTTCATCTATTTCTTTATACCAACCTTTTTTACCATCAAAAATAAAATCTGTAGAAATATGAATTAAATGCGCACTTAATTCTTGACAAATAACTGCCAACCACCCTACAACCTCAACATTTAAAATATCACATTTTGCTTTATCATTTTCACACGCATCAACTTGAGTCATTGCAGCTGTATTTATGATATAATCTGGCTTAATTTTTAGTAGTTCTTCAGTAAGCTGACTTTTATTGGTAATATCTATTGAAATGTATTGAAAATCATTTCTACCACTTCTATTCACTCCTCTAGAAAAACCATAAACATCATATTTATCATTCTCCTTCAGCAATAAATTTAAAAGAGATTGACCCAATAAACCATTACTGCCTGTTATTACAATTTTAATCATTTAAAACAATTCTCTTAATTTCATTATTTGTTCTGGCCTACCTAAAACAATTAGGTGAGCACTATCAACCAAAACAGTAGATGCTTCTGGGTTTATCACATAATCTTTATCTGGATTTCTAAAACCAATTACTGTACACCCTGTTTGCCTTCTTAAATCTAAATCTAATATTGTTTTACCTCTATATTTTTGTGGCAAATCATCTACAATAATCTCTTCTAAATTAGCAGTTGTTTCGCCTTCAATTGTTAATCGATCTACAAACTCTATTACATCTGGAGTAGTTACTAAAGAAGCCATATGATCTCCTCCTAATTTATCTGGCATAATTACATTATCTGCACCTGCAATTTTAAGTTTACTATAAGAACTTTCATTCGATGCTCTACTAATAATTTTCATTTGACTATTTAATTGCCTTGCACTCAGCACCACAAATAAATTATTTGCATCTGAAGGTAAAGCCGTAATTAAATTATCTGCTTCTAAAATACCAGCTGCTATTAAAGTTTCATCTAAAGTAGCATCACCTTGAATACATAAATGCCCAGCAGCTTCAATTTCTTCAACAAGTTCTTTGTTTCTTTCGACTACAACAAATTCTTTATTGTAATTCATCAATTTTACAATGGCTTGTCTTCCATTTCTTCCATAACCACAAACAATTGAATGTCCTGTTAATTTCGTTATTTTTTTCTCCACTGTTCTATGTTTAAAATAATCAAATAACTTACCACTTACCAAATATTCAGAAAAAGTAGATACTGCATAACCTAAAATAAAAATACTTGTTAAAATTAAGAAAATGGTAAATATTTTATCTTGAGGTGTAAAAGGTTTAACCTCACTAAAACCAACTGTTGTTACAGTTATTACAGTCATATACAATGCGTCTACAAAAGAATATTTAGACAAAACCATATAACCAATAGTTCCTGTACCTAAAACAGATAATATTAGAAAAACAATTCTATTGATTTTTGAATCTAAAACACGCATAATTATAAATCGAATACAGAGCTTCTTTTTGTATAAATTAAATCTTTTAATTTCATTGCAAAAGCAAAGGTTAGATAAAACCCAAAAGATAAACCTACAGTAAAAAACGTAACATAGATAAAATAGATACGTACGTTTTTAGCACGCATTCCTAATCTATCTGCTAATCTTTGAAAAAAACCAAAACCATGTCTTTCAAAAAAATGACGAATTGTATGTATAAACTTGTTGTTTTTCATTTTAATGCAAGATAACAATTCTAATGATTTTTGTTCTTCAGTTTTAAATTAAAAATGCTTAGGAATCCTTAACTTTGTTGTTTTGCAAAAAACACCTTATTTGAAAGATCAAGAATACATAGAAGTTTACGGAGCAAGAGCACATAATTTAAAAAATATTGATGTAAAAATTCCTAGAGAAAAACTGGTTGTAATAACTGGTTTAAGTGGTAGTGGAAAATCATCTTTAGCTTTCGATACAATTTATGCTGAAGGTCAAAGACGTTACATAGAAACGTTTTCTGCTTATGCACGTCAATTTTTGGGAGGTTTAGAAAGACCTGATGTAGATAAAATTGATGGCCTATCTCCAGTAATTTCTATAGAACAAAAAACAACAAATAAAAGTCCAAGATCTACTGTTGGTACCATTACAGAAATTTACGATTTTTTAAGACTTCTTTTTGCAAGGGCAGCAGATGCCTACTCTTACAACACTGGAGAAAAAATGGTAAGTTATTCTGATGAGCAAATTAAGCAATTAATTACTACTGATTTCGCCAACAAAAAAATTGCAGTTTTAGCGCCATTAATTAAATCTAGAAAAGGGCATTATAGAGAACTTTTTGAGCAAATATCTAAACAAGGCTTTGTTAGAGTAAGAGTTGATGGTGAAATTAGAGAAATAGAAAAAGGCATGCGTTTAGACAGGTACAAAACGCATGATATAGAAGTAGTAATCGATCGTCTTTTGGTGAATGAAAAATCAGAAAAAAGACTAGAAGAAACCATAAAAACAGCATTGTATTCGGGTAATAATATAATGATGGTTATTGATGTTGATGATGAAAAACCTCGTTATTTTAGTAGAGAATTAATGTGCCCAACAACAGGAATTGCATATCCAAATCCTGAACCAAATACATTCTCATTTAACTCACCTAAAGGTGCTTGTGCTACTTGTAATGGCCTAGGCACAACTCAAGAAATTAATCTTAAAAAAGTAATTCCTGATGATAATATTTCTATTAAAAAAGGTGGTATAGCTCCTTTAGGAGAACAAAAAAGCAGCTGGATTTTTAAGCAAATTCAAAATATTGCAGAACGTTATCAATTTAAATTAACAGATGCCATTAAAGATATTCCTGAAGACGCTTTAAACATTATTTTAAATGGTGGCAATGAATCTTTTAATATAGAATCTAAAGTTGCTGGAGTTACCAGAAATTATAAGATTGATTTTGAAGGCATTATTTCATTCATAGATAATCAGTACAATAATGCTGAAAGCACCTCTATAAAACGTTGGGCAAAGGGTTTTATGGATGAAGTTACCTGTAAAACTTGCGAAGGCAAACGTTTAAAAAAAGAAGCGCTACATTTTAAAATTACTGATAAAAACATTAGTGATTTAGCCCAATTGGATGTTACAGAATTGGCTAAATTATTTGAAAATATAGAACAATTTCTTTCCGAAAAACAAAACACAATTGCATCAGAAATACTAAAAGAAATAAGAACTCGAATTCAGTTTTTATTAGATGTTGGTTTAGATTATTTAACTTTAGACAGAACATCTAAATCACTTTCTGGTGGTGAAGCACAAAGAATAAGATTAGCTACCCAAATTGGTTCACAATTGGTAGGTGTACTCTATATTTTAGATGAACCAAGTATTGGTTTACATCAAAGAGACAATCAAAAACTAATAGACTCTCTTGTAAAATTAAGAGATGTTGGTAATTCTGTTTTGGTAGTTGAGCATGATGAGGATATGATGAAAAAAGCAGATTATGTTTTAGACATTGGGCCTGGTGCAGGAAAGCATGGAGGAGAAATTGTAAGTATTGGCACTTATGAAGACATCATAAAAAACGAAACATTAACCACAGATTATTTAACAGGCAGAAAAAAAATTGAGGTTCCTAAAAAACGTAGAGAAGGAAATGGAAAATCTATCACACTAAAAGGTGCTTCAGGTAACAATTTAAAAAATGTTTCTGTTGAGTTTCCTTTAGGGAAAATGATTTGTGTTACTGGAGTTTCTGGTAGTGGAAAATCGACTTTAATTAACGAAACCCTCTACCCTATATTAAATGCGCATATTTATAGAGGAGTTAAAAAACCTATGCCTTTCAAAAAAATTGAAGGCTTAGAACACGTAGATAAAGTAATTGATATAGATCAATCTCCAATTGGTAGAACACCAAGATCTAACCCAGCAACATACACAAAAACTTTTGATGAAGTTCGTAGCTTGTTTGCAAAAACTCCAGAAGCTGCCATTCGCGGTTACAAACCAGGTCGTTTTTCATTTAACGTAAAAGGTGGTAGATGCGAAACTTGTCAAGGAGGAGGAGTTAGAGTTATTGAAATGAACTTTTTACCTGATGTACAAGTTGAGTGTGAAACTTGTCAAGGAAAACGATTTAACAGAGAAACTTTAGAAATACGTTACAAAGGAAAATCAATTTCTGATGTTTTAGAAATGACCATAGAAGATGCTACAGATTTCTTTAAAAACATTCCTAAAATTCATAGAAAATTAAAAACAATAAAGGATGTTGGGCTAGGTTATATAACCCTTGGCCAACAATCAACAACACTTTCTGGTGGTGAAGCTCAGCGAATTAAGTTAGCATCAGAATTATCTAAAAGAGATACTGGAAACACTTTTTATATTCTTGATGAACCTACTACAGGATTACATTTTGAAGATATACGTGTTTTAATGGATGTGCTTAACAAACTAGCTGATAAAGGAAACACTGTACTTATTATAGAACATAATTTAGATGTAATTAAACTAGCAGATTACATTATTGATGTTGGTATGGAAGGTGGTAAAAAAGGTGGTAAAATTTTAACCAAAGGTACTCCAGAACAAGTTGCAAAACACAAAACAAGCTACACAGCTAAATTTTTAAAGAAGGAATTAAATTAAACTTTTAAATAAGCTTTAATTAACTAATTTAGCAAGCCTTAAAAAAAAAGACTTATGAATAACGACGATAGAAAAATAAGAGAAAAACTTCAACAAAAAACTTGGAACGAAATTAAAACCAATGACTCTTGGGCCATTTTTAAAATTATGGCTGAGTTTGTAGAAGGTTATGAACGTTTAAGTAAAATTGGGCCTTGCGTTTCCATTTTTGGATCTGCAAGAACAAAACCAGACCATCCTTATTATAAGTTAGCAGAAGAAATTGGTTTTCAATTAACGCAAGCTGGTTTTGGAGTGATTACAGGTGGAGGACCAGGAATTATGGAAGCTGGTAACAAAGGTGCCAATAGAGGTAAAGGTCTTTCTGTAGGTCTAAACATAGAATTGCCTTTCGAACAACATGATAATCCATGGATAGATCCTGGTAAAAGTTTAGATTTTGATTACTTCTTTGTTCGTAAAGTAATGTTTGTAAAATACTCTCAAGGTTTTGTAGTAATGCCTGGTGGATTTGGAACTATGGATGAACTTTTTGAGGCAATCACTTTAATACAAACTAAAAAAATAGGTCGTTTTCCTATTGTATTGGTTGGTTCTAAATTTTGGAGTGGCTTATTAGATTGGATCAAAGACACATTAATTACAGAAAAAAATATAGGATTAGAAGATTTGAGTTTGTTTAGAGTTGTAGATACAGCAGAGGAAGCTGTAGAGCACTTTAATAAATTCTATGCTAAATATAAGTTGAAACCAAACTTCTAAACCCATGTTTCTAAAGAAGCATCTGCTTGTTTTATTTGTTTGTTTTGCATCACTTTTAAACGGTCAAACAAACATTAAAGCCATGTTTTACAACACCTTAAACTATAATTCAGACACACAAAGTCAGGAACGTACTCCTTATCTAAAAACCATTTTAGATGATTTGCAACCAGACATTTTTATGATTTGTGAGTTAAAGAATGAAATAGCCTCAAACTATATGTTTGACAATGCTATTTTACCTTTTAATGCTAACTTTAAGAAGGCAGAATTTAAACCAAGTGAATCACCAGCAACAGGTCTTTTACAAATGATTTACTACAATTCTAACAAACTAGAATTAGAGTTTAATGAGGTAATTCCTACAGGTATCAGAGACATTAATCATTATACTTTTATTGTAAAAAGCGAAGATGACAATAATGAAAATGTAAGAATTGAAGTTTTTGTAACGCATCTTAAAGCCTCTAGAGGGTTTGATAATATGGAGAAAAGACTAAATTCTGTAGAAAATTTCACAAGAGAATTAGACAGATTACCTAAAGATAGTTTTGTGTTATTTGCTGGAGATTTTAACTTTTACACAAGCAACGAGCCTGGTTTTCAAAAAATTATTGACGAGAATAATTCGATTCAACTAATCGATCCTATAAATAGACTTTGCCCATCTTTTCCAAATGATGGTGTAGATTATTTTAATGAAAACAATTTCGACTCAACTTAT contains the following coding sequences:
- a CDS encoding TIGR00730 family Rossman fold protein, translated to MNNDDRKIREKLQQKTWNEIKTNDSWAIFKIMAEFVEGYERLSKIGPCVSIFGSARTKPDHPYYKLAEEIGFQLTQAGFGVITGGGPGIMEAGNKGANRGKGLSVGLNIELPFEQHDNPWIDPGKSLDFDYFFVRKVMFVKYSQGFVVMPGGFGTMDELFEAITLIQTKKIGRFPIVLVGSKFWSGLLDWIKDTLITEKNIGLEDLSLFRVVDTAEEAVEHFNKFYAKYKLKPNF
- the uvrA gene encoding excinuclease ABC subunit UvrA; this translates as MKDQEYIEVYGARAHNLKNIDVKIPREKLVVITGLSGSGKSSLAFDTIYAEGQRRYIETFSAYARQFLGGLERPDVDKIDGLSPVISIEQKTTNKSPRSTVGTITEIYDFLRLLFARAADAYSYNTGEKMVSYSDEQIKQLITTDFANKKIAVLAPLIKSRKGHYRELFEQISKQGFVRVRVDGEIREIEKGMRLDRYKTHDIEVVIDRLLVNEKSEKRLEETIKTALYSGNNIMMVIDVDDEKPRYFSRELMCPTTGIAYPNPEPNTFSFNSPKGACATCNGLGTTQEINLKKVIPDDNISIKKGGIAPLGEQKSSWIFKQIQNIAERYQFKLTDAIKDIPEDALNIILNGGNESFNIESKVAGVTRNYKIDFEGIISFIDNQYNNAESTSIKRWAKGFMDEVTCKTCEGKRLKKEALHFKITDKNISDLAQLDVTELAKLFENIEQFLSEKQNTIASEILKEIRTRIQFLLDVGLDYLTLDRTSKSLSGGEAQRIRLATQIGSQLVGVLYILDEPSIGLHQRDNQKLIDSLVKLRDVGNSVLVVEHDEDMMKKADYVLDIGPGAGKHGGEIVSIGTYEDIIKNETLTTDYLTGRKKIEVPKKRREGNGKSITLKGASGNNLKNVSVEFPLGKMICVTGVSGSGKSTLINETLYPILNAHIYRGVKKPMPFKKIEGLEHVDKVIDIDQSPIGRTPRSNPATYTKTFDEVRSLFAKTPEAAIRGYKPGRFSFNVKGGRCETCQGGGVRVIEMNFLPDVQVECETCQGKRFNRETLEIRYKGKSISDVLEMTIEDATDFFKNIPKIHRKLKTIKDVGLGYITLGQQSTTLSGGEAQRIKLASELSKRDTGNTFYILDEPTTGLHFEDIRVLMDVLNKLADKGNTVLIIEHNLDVIKLADYIIDVGMEGGKKGGKILTKGTPEQVAKHKTSYTAKFLKKELN
- a CDS encoding SDR family oxidoreductase yields the protein MIKIVITGSNGLLGQSLLNLLLKENDKYDVYGFSRGVNRSGRNDFQYISIDITNKSQLTEELLKIKPDYIINTAAMTQVDACENDKAKCDILNVEVVGWLAVICQELSAHLIHISTDFIFDGKKGWYKEIDEPNPLSYYGLSKLKSEQVLEKSNINYTILRTILVYGKVFDMSRSNIVLWVKESLENKREITIVDDQYRTPTYVEDLALACKISMDKNATGIFNISSSELLSIFDIAKQIAAVFNLDDSYIKSISTATLNQTANRPIKTGFDLSKTNKELNFYPKTFKDDLQRFKETLM
- a CDS encoding sodium:alanine symporter family protein, with protein sequence MKKKFLSLLFLAVPLFTIAQEKGLDQQIDEAFGSATGWFVDFIFYQIPFTDTISIYWVLFPLILGAMYFTFYFNFINFRGFFTSVNIVRGKYDGLEGKGEAKAIEVDGNVSTTDTGDNPDTVRVEGHDGEVSHFQALTAALSATVGLGNIAGVAIAVSIGGAGATFWMIIAGFLGMASKFVECTLGVKYRDIAADGTVYGGPMYYLTKGLKSKVLGKILAGAFAIFVIGGSFGGGNMFQVNQAFQLVQNITGGNESVLAGKGWLFGLIMAVLVGIVIIGGIKKIAKVTDKIVPFMVAIYVGAALFVIFANYDMIGAAFGQIFNGAFSPEGIAGGAVGVLIQGFRRAAFSNEAGIGSASIAHSAVKTKYAASEGMVALLEPFIDTVVVCTMTALVLIITGFVDPLNPPANDAQAILLTSSAFASSISWFPYVLTVAVVLFAFSSMISWSYYGFQGWVYLFGRSKKMEYTYKVIFCIFVVIGAAASLGSVIGFSDAMVFAMMVPNMIGLIILAPKVKEELKKYMNAIKSSEA
- a CDS encoding PspC family transcriptional regulator translates to MKNNKFIHTIRHFFERHGFGFFQRLADRLGMRAKNVRIYFIYVTFFTVGLSFGFYLTFAFAMKLKDLIYTKRSSVFDL
- a CDS encoding T9SS type A sorting domain-containing protein, whose translation is MFLKKHLLVLFVCFASLLNGQTNIKAMFYNTLNYNSDTQSQERTPYLKTILDDLQPDIFMICELKNEIASNYMFDNAILPFNANFKKAEFKPSESPATGLLQMIYYNSNKLELEFNEVIPTGIRDINHYTFIVKSEDDNNENVRIEVFVTHLKASRGFDNMEKRLNSVENFTRELDRLPKDSFVLFAGDFNFYTSNEPGFQKIIDENNSIQLIDPINRLCPSFPNDGVDYFNENNFDSTYFWNNESFADVHSQSTRNGQVNGDGSGGGMDDRFDFIMMSKNFTTSSTLSYKPDSYKTVGNNSNCYNSFVSNSTCTGEFSQNLRNALYFFSDHLPITLEMEFNPSALSVERNEGVSFLSSNIVKNNLQFNVSEKVNRIFIYNQLGQKIIHLKNVNSKTLKIDTETLKKGVYYIKIDNYKVQKFIKI
- a CDS encoding TrkA family potassium uptake protein, whose translation is MRVLDSKINRIVFLILSVLGTGTIGYMVLSKYSFVDALYMTVITVTTVGFSEVKPFTPQDKIFTIFLILTSIFILGYAVSTFSEYLVSGKLFDYFKHRTVEKKITKLTGHSIVCGYGRNGRQAIVKLMNYNKEFVVVERNKELVEEIEAAGHLCIQGDATLDETLIAAGILEADNLITALPSDANNLFVVLSARQLNSQMKIISRASNESSYSKLKIAGADNVIMPDKLGGDHMASLVTTPDVIEFVDRLTIEGETTANLEEIIVDDLPQKYRGKTILDLDLRRQTGCTVIGFRNPDKDYVINPEASTVLVDSAHLIVLGRPEQIMKLRELF